A window from Pleuronectes platessa chromosome 6, fPlePla1.1, whole genome shotgun sequence encodes these proteins:
- the slc52a3 gene encoding solute carrier family 52, riboflavin transporter, member 3-A, which yields MSLLIHVLACAFGLGSWVAVNGLWVELPLIVNSLPEGWDLPSYLTVIIQLANLGPLLVTLMHKLCPGPHKERVVIYTILSIGVVSCILLAVFWDTTTVVAGASYSLAFFIITFFLSLVDCTSSVTFMPFMTQLPAKYITTYFFGEGLSGFIPGVVALAQGVGITRCVDSNHTEGNHTYGNVSTSHTEYLPPNFSIEVFFAFLAVMMSVSLAAFVALNKLPRTFELSTENLMPDTEGAVSSGLDNPGAETDEVAVKGQAEGEGEVKGKALLAAPQLSTSQLAFIYTLVVLVNAATNGVLPSVQTYSCMPYGNLAYHLTAALASVANPVACTIAMFFPNRSLVFLGGLSMLGAGFGSYNMAMAAMSPCPLLQGTVGGEVLIVLSWLFFTGTTSYVKVMVAVILRDRSHSALVWCGAASQMGSLVGSVTMFPLVNTYRLFESGDFCSTRCPV from the exons ATGTCTCTCCTGATCCACGTGCTGGCCTGTGCCTTCGGCCTGGGCTCCTGGGTGGCAGTGAACGGCCTGTGGGTGGAACTGCCGCTCATCGTCAACTCTCTCCCCGAGGGCTGGGATCTCCCCTCGTACCTGACGGTCATCATCCAGCTGGCCAACCTGGGACCTCTGCTGGTTACCCTCATGCACAAGCTGTGCCCGGGTCCTCACAAAGAGCGTGTGGTCATCTACACCATCCTCTCCATCGGTGTGGTGTCCTGCATCCTGCTGGCTGTCTTCTGGGACACGACAACGGTCGTGGCCGGGGCATCATACAGCTTGgccttcttcatcatcaccttcttcctctctctggtgGACTGCACCTCCTCAGTCACCTTCATGCCTTTCATGACGCAGCTGCCAGCAAAGTACATCACTACGTATTTTTTCGGAGAAGGGCTGAGTGGTTTCATTCCTGGCGTAGTCGCTCTGGCTCAAGGAGTGGGCATCACAAGGTGTGTCGACTCCAATCACACGGAGGGAAACCACACGTACGGAAACGTGTCCACCTCACACACTGAGTATCTTCCTCCCAACTTCTCCATCGAGGTGTTTTTCGCCTTCCTCGCGGTCATGATGTCCGTAAGCCTGGCAGCTTTTGTCGCTCTGAACAAACTTCCCCGAACATTCGAGCTTTCCACTGAGAACCTCATGCCAGACACTGAGGGAGCTGTCAGCTCGGGCCTGGATAACCCCGGAGCAGAGACTGATGAAGTGGCTGTGAAGGGCCAGGCTGAGGGTGAGGGTGAAGTCAAGGGCAAGGCTCTGCTGGCTGCTCCCCAACTCTCCACGTCCCAGCTCGCCTTCATCTACacgctggtggtgctggttaATGCTGCCACCAACGGCGTGCTGCCCTCCGTGCAGACCTACTCCTGTATGCCGTACGGGAACCTCGCCTATCACCTGACGGCTGCTCTGGCGTCAGTGGCCAACCCAGTGGCATGCACCATCGCAATGTTCTTCCCAAACAG GTCACTGGTGTTCCTCGGTGGGCTGTCGATGCTTGGGGCAGGATTTGGCAGCTACAACATGGCTATGGCTGCCATGAGTCCATGTCCGTTGCTGCAGGGTACTGTCGGGGGAGAGGTGCTCATT GTGCTGTCGTGGCTCTTCTTCACTGGAACGACGTCTTACGTGAAAGTCATGGTGGCCGTCATCCTGAGGGACCGCAGCCACAGCGCCCTGGTTTGGTGCGGAGCCG